One genomic window of Moorella glycerini includes the following:
- a CDS encoding FAD-binding oxidoreductase produces MRQEIIHKLEKIVGSGNCQVEVNIRRQHGFSEAALPDAVVYPENSQQVAGVLKIAGEEGIPVVPWGAGTMAWRGLLPLAGGLAVNLTRMNKIIEYDYENMTAYVEAGISLKDLRETLQSHNLYWPVEPVEPDTCTVGGCIAAGAAGPSKLGYGDVKFHILGLEVVLPTGKIIHTGGKTVKNVQDYDNTRFLAGSWGALGIITKAMLKLRPVPEKETTVFLPFKELAAAIAAARTLRNDTLPVALEWLDGAATAVLARAGWKPIGAGPGVLVSYNGFSEQVDTQVDYVKKQFSAAVILEGEAAAVAWQARRQLFPVFASQKGAILASVAVPFTAMEEFLTRARSELDQSCKEAALAAHFGNGHIHILLEAAPGAYAGVQETVNRLASLAGNLGGLLIVDNINDLTLTRRWVEARGKAVLELLARLKAAFDPQRIMAPNSKVLAYVIDTTRLAS; encoded by the coding sequence ATGCGGCAAGAAATCATTCATAAGCTGGAGAAGATCGTTGGCAGTGGGAATTGCCAGGTAGAGGTAAACATCCGGCGCCAGCACGGTTTCAGCGAAGCAGCCCTGCCGGATGCTGTTGTCTACCCGGAGAACAGCCAGCAGGTAGCTGGGGTTCTCAAAATAGCCGGCGAGGAGGGTATACCTGTGGTACCCTGGGGAGCTGGTACCATGGCCTGGCGGGGTCTGTTACCGCTGGCAGGGGGACTGGCTGTTAACCTCACCCGGATGAATAAAATTATTGAATATGACTATGAGAACATGACGGCCTATGTGGAAGCAGGTATCTCTTTAAAGGACCTGCGGGAAACCTTGCAGTCCCATAACCTGTACTGGCCCGTCGAGCCGGTAGAACCGGATACCTGCACCGTTGGGGGGTGTATAGCTGCCGGTGCGGCAGGACCCAGCAAGCTCGGTTATGGCGATGTTAAATTCCATATTTTAGGCCTGGAAGTTGTTTTACCTACCGGTAAAATTATCCACACCGGCGGTAAAACGGTTAAAAACGTCCAGGATTATGATAACACCCGCTTTCTGGCCGGCTCCTGGGGAGCCCTGGGCATTATCACAAAGGCCATGTTGAAATTAAGGCCCGTGCCGGAAAAGGAAACGACGGTTTTCTTGCCCTTTAAAGAACTGGCGGCAGCCATAGCGGCGGCCCGCACCCTCAGGAATGATACCTTACCTGTGGCCCTGGAATGGCTGGACGGCGCCGCCACGGCGGTACTGGCCCGGGCCGGGTGGAAACCCATTGGTGCAGGCCCCGGCGTCCTGGTAAGCTACAATGGTTTTAGCGAACAGGTAGATACCCAGGTAGATTATGTTAAAAAACAATTTTCGGCAGCCGTTATCCTGGAAGGAGAAGCGGCCGCGGTCGCCTGGCAGGCCCGCCGGCAGCTCTTCCCGGTCTTTGCCAGCCAGAAAGGTGCCATCCTGGCCAGCGTGGCCGTACCTTTTACCGCCATGGAAGAATTTTTAACCCGGGCCCGCTCCGAACTGGACCAGAGCTGCAAAGAGGCAGCCCTGGCAGCTCATTTCGGCAACGGGCATATCCATATCCTCCTGGAGGCGGCTCCCGGCGCCTATGCCGGCGTCCAGGAAACTGTTAATCGCCTTGCCTCCCTGGCCGGTAACCTGGGCGGGCTCCTGATTGTAGATAATATCAATGACCTGACTTTAACGCGGCGCTGGGTTGAGGCGCGGGGGAAAGCTGTGCTGGAACTCCTGGCCCGGCTTAAGGCTGCCTTCGACCCGCAGCGGATTATGGCCCCCAACAGCAAGGTCCTGGCGTATGTTATTGATACTACCAGGCTGGCATCCTGA
- a CDS encoding (Fe-S)-binding protein yields the protein MVKTFRQFEEDIVRCNRCGFCEEVCPTYKATGEEFSLARGRNRLMRQSMEGHFDLTKEPEINHHIYSCLLCGACVVTCPSSVITDTLVKAARAEITRANGNPFPIRMALHGVLARQRRLTLGAKALRFYQRSGARWLARHTGFLGLLGSLGKAEGLLPDIPARTLRERLPEILKKPLKPRHKVAYFAGCMMNNFFPQVAEASLRVFQENDIEVVVPTSNCCGIPHEAYGETEMQIKLAKENLDSFKRFNVEAVVTDCASCAHGLHYYAELLKDDPQYGPLAQQFAAKVKEASQYLAEVGFKKEMGPVNATVTYHDPCHAVRGLKVKDEPRQILKSIPGVKFVEMNESDWCCGGAGSYNVTHYDLSQRILARKMANFKKTGAQYLATSCPACLMQLAHGLDVHQLPGRAIHVMQLLDQAYQNRAVKSGAKAV from the coding sequence ATGGTCAAGACTTTTCGTCAATTTGAAGAGGATATCGTACGTTGTAACCGGTGCGGCTTTTGTGAGGAGGTATGTCCTACCTACAAGGCAACGGGTGAAGAGTTTTCCCTGGCCCGGGGACGCAACCGGTTGATGCGCCAGTCCATGGAAGGCCACTTTGATTTAACCAAAGAGCCGGAGATAAACCACCATATTTACTCCTGCCTTCTTTGTGGCGCCTGCGTCGTCACCTGCCCCTCCTCCGTCATTACCGATACCCTGGTTAAGGCTGCCCGGGCAGAAATTACCCGCGCCAACGGTAATCCCTTCCCTATCCGCATGGCCCTGCACGGCGTCCTGGCCAGGCAGCGGCGCCTGACCCTGGGGGCGAAAGCCTTGCGCTTTTACCAGCGCAGCGGCGCCAGATGGCTCGCCCGCCATACCGGCTTCCTGGGTTTGCTGGGGTCCCTGGGTAAGGCTGAAGGGCTGCTACCTGACATTCCGGCCCGGACCTTAAGGGAGCGCTTGCCGGAAATTTTAAAGAAGCCCCTGAAACCCCGGCATAAAGTGGCCTATTTTGCCGGTTGCATGATGAACAACTTCTTCCCCCAGGTCGCTGAGGCGAGCTTGCGGGTTTTCCAGGAAAACGACATTGAGGTCGTAGTGCCAACTTCCAACTGTTGCGGTATTCCTCACGAAGCTTACGGCGAGACGGAAATGCAGATCAAACTGGCGAAAGAAAACCTGGATTCCTTTAAACGCTTTAATGTGGAAGCGGTGGTCACGGACTGCGCCAGCTGTGCTCACGGCCTGCATTATTACGCTGAACTCCTGAAAGATGACCCGCAATACGGCCCCCTGGCGCAGCAGTTTGCCGCCAAAGTAAAGGAAGCTTCCCAGTACCTGGCGGAAGTGGGCTTTAAGAAGGAAATGGGGCCGGTCAACGCTACCGTAACCTACCATGATCCCTGCCACGCCGTCCGGGGCCTGAAGGTCAAGGATGAGCCGCGCCAGATTTTAAAGAGCATCCCGGGAGTCAAATTTGTGGAGATGAACGAGTCCGACTGGTGCTGTGGCGGTGCCGGCTCCTATAACGTTACCCATTATGATTTATCGCAGAGAATCCTGGCCCGTAAGATGGCAAACTTTAAGAAAACGGGGGCCCAGTACCTGGCTACCTCCTGCCCGGCCTGCCTGATGCAGCTGGCCCATGGGCTGGACGTCCACCAGCTACCCGGCCGGGCCATCCACGTCATGCAACTCCTGGACCAGGCCTACCAGAACCGGGCTGTAAAAAGCGGCGCCAAAGCGGTCTGA
- a CDS encoding polysaccharide deacetylase family protein: MILLWRWRRAPNILIPALLFFLGLYLGARLADYQPLAVMAGRARKLLPIYSVYTTDKKVALSFDATWGAEYTPKLLATLKQYNVKTTFFLTNIWLKKYPEVAKQIAAASHEIGLHSATHPHFTALSEAEMEKELQENSQMVREITGYKAELFRPPFGDYNDTVIRTAERLGYRVIQWDVDSLDWQENMTADAILNRVLKNIKPGSIVLFHNNGRYTADVLAPLLEKLKADGYQVVPVGELIIKGDYYIDHAGVQHPGR, translated from the coding sequence ATGATCCTGTTATGGCGCTGGCGCCGGGCACCCAACATCCTTATCCCGGCGCTGCTTTTTTTCCTGGGGCTCTATCTGGGTGCCAGGCTGGCCGATTATCAACCACTGGCGGTTATGGCCGGCCGGGCCAGGAAATTATTACCCATATACAGCGTTTACACGACAGATAAAAAGGTGGCCCTTTCCTTTGATGCCACCTGGGGAGCAGAGTATACACCTAAATTGCTGGCCACCTTAAAACAATATAATGTTAAAACGACCTTCTTTTTAACCAATATCTGGCTCAAGAAATACCCCGAAGTTGCCAAACAGATCGCCGCCGCCAGTCATGAAATCGGCCTGCACTCGGCCACCCATCCCCATTTTACCGCCCTGAGCGAGGCGGAAATGGAAAAAGAGCTGCAGGAAAATAGCCAGATGGTGCGGGAAATAACTGGCTATAAGGCAGAACTCTTCCGGCCTCCCTTTGGTGACTATAACGATACGGTGATCCGTACCGCGGAGCGCCTGGGGTACCGGGTTATCCAGTGGGATGTGGATTCCCTGGACTGGCAGGAAAATATGACGGCCGATGCCATCTTAAACCGGGTGCTGAAAAACATAAAACCAGGCTCCATTGTTCTCTTTCACAATAACGGACGCTATACGGCCGATGTCCTGGCTCCTCTCCTGGAAAAGCTCAAGGCCGACGGCTACCAGGTCGTGCCGGTAGGGGAGCTGATCATCAAGGGGGATTACTATATTGACCACGCCGGCGTGCAGCATCCCGGCCGTTGA
- a CDS encoding aminotransferase class I/II-fold pyridoxal phosphate-dependent enzyme, with translation MKTQGQAPLWEALLNYRRQLLNSWHTPGHKDGAYTWPSWRQVLGEETLGMDLTEVPGLDNLACPGGVIRAAQEKAAAFYGAARTFFLVNGASSGLMAVILATCRPGDEVLLPRYAHRAVFNGLILSGARPVYLETEWLTSPGLPLGVTPAVLARTLQAHPRTRLLLLVHPTYEGIVPWSKELIALAHDHGLAVLVDAAHGAHFGLNPMLPPSPLALGGDYVVQSTHKTMGALTQAAMLHLREAGAGDTIAAALNLLQTTSPSYLLLASLDVARLLAEERGRRDWGRAVARALRLREKLAAAGIPCLAPADVTGPAAAGLDVTRLLLPAAPFGASGSEVAAFLRRAGQEIELAGPDYILLIITPGDGAAKIKSLLAALLALPRPAGQLPPAANDKGGAGPGPRIAQPRQALTPREAWLAPRREIPLREAEGWIAAELIAPCPPGLALVVPGEVLTGEVIARLVYLRGPEGKVLVVDG, from the coding sequence GTGAAGACCCAAGGGCAAGCGCCTCTCTGGGAGGCGCTTTTAAATTACCGGCGACAGCTACTTAATTCCTGGCATACGCCGGGTCATAAGGATGGAGCCTATACCTGGCCCTCCTGGCGGCAGGTCCTGGGGGAGGAAACCTTAGGGATGGACCTGACCGAGGTGCCGGGACTGGACAACCTGGCCTGTCCCGGCGGGGTGATCCGGGCGGCCCAGGAGAAGGCTGCTGCCTTTTACGGGGCGGCGCGGACCTTTTTCCTGGTGAACGGGGCCAGCAGCGGCCTCATGGCCGTTATCCTGGCTACCTGCCGGCCCGGGGATGAAGTTTTATTGCCCCGTTATGCCCACCGGGCTGTTTTTAATGGTTTGATCTTAAGCGGGGCCAGGCCGGTTTATTTAGAAACAGAATGGTTAACTTCACCAGGTCTCCCCCTGGGGGTAACCCCGGCAGTTTTAGCCAGGACTTTGCAGGCCCATCCCCGGACCAGGCTCCTGCTCCTGGTCCACCCCACCTACGAGGGCATCGTCCCCTGGAGCAAGGAACTAATCGCCCTGGCCCATGACCATGGCCTGGCCGTCCTGGTGGATGCTGCCCACGGCGCCCACTTCGGCCTTAACCCGATGCTACCGCCCTCACCCCTGGCCCTGGGGGGCGACTACGTGGTGCAGAGCACCCACAAGACCATGGGGGCCCTTACCCAGGCGGCCATGCTGCACCTGCGGGAAGCCGGGGCCGGAGATACGATAGCAGCGGCCTTAAACCTTTTACAGACCACCAGCCCTTCCTATTTACTCCTGGCTTCCCTGGACGTGGCCCGGCTCCTGGCGGAAGAGCGGGGCCGGCGGGACTGGGGCCGGGCTGTGGCCAGGGCGCTGCGGCTGCGGGAAAAACTGGCAGCAGCCGGCATACCCTGCCTGGCTCCTGCCGATGTGACTGGACCTGCGGCCGCCGGCCTGGATGTCACCCGCCTGTTGCTGCCGGCGGCCCCCTTCGGTGCCAGCGGGTCGGAAGTAGCCGCCTTCTTACGACGCGCCGGTCAGGAAATAGAGCTGGCCGGGCCGGACTATATCCTGTTAATCATCACCCCCGGCGACGGCGCGGCCAAAATAAAATCTCTCCTGGCGGCCCTGCTGGCCCTGCCGCGGCCGGCCGGGCAGCTGCCACCGGCAGCAAATGATAAAGGGGGAGCAGGTCCCGGCCCCCGGATCGCCCAGCCCCGGCAGGCGCTGACGCCCCGGGAAGCCTGGCTGGCCCCCCGGCGGGAGATACCCTTAAGGGAGGCAGAAGGCTGGATTGCGGCAGAATTGATCGCCCCCTGTCCCCCCGGCCTGGCCCTGGTCGTACCGGGAGAGGTCCTGACCGGGGAAGTAATTGCCAGGCTGGTATACTTGCGGGGGCCGGAGGGTAAGGTGCTGGTAGTAGATGGATGA